In Quercus robur chromosome 10, dhQueRobu3.1, whole genome shotgun sequence, a genomic segment contains:
- the LOC126704240 gene encoding uncharacterized protein LOC126704240, producing MWLADKGCGDTVLRAWQVENHGTPMFKVVQKLKKCKKMLKSWSKEHFSNVKNQIKMKKEELWKAEELAANEVSYDLVVSLKRELNFLLEKESQMWRQRARTQCVAKGDNNTKYFHVVATQRKRRNFIKGIWEADEGVKRVVTDSMNTELTKPYSREEVDVAIKQMAPSKAPVSNPENVSDFRPINLCNVLYKIISKVIANRLKPLLNSIISEAQSAFTTDRLITDNILIAFESLHYMKTQCSGKEGFMALKLDMSKAYDRVEWKFLERILLQMGFQESWVAMIMQCVSTVTYSILLNGEPQGFIQPSRGLRQGDPLSPFLFLFCAEGLNALLCKAAEDNEIRDASRQQVNSAKTTLFFSRNTPENVQQEIKVLLGVPAIKNYEKYLGLPSFVGRQKKACFNQIKERIWNKMQGRKERLFSQAGKEVMIKAVVQSIPTYSMSMFRLPLGLIKDIEAMICKFWWGHQDNARKMQWVKWSTLCSSKSLGGMGFWDLRQFNDALLGKQVWRLFHEKDTLLYKVFKSKYFPNGSILDVDINPQSSFAWKSILQAREVIYKGARWRVGDGSRINIWTSRWVESSGGQILSPQHDPSLVVVKDLFLPGTKIWDVELIDQNFFPWEAKGIKSIPVSLHTEEDLLIWPRTPDGIYSVKSASQLMANEIQQAQTDQTLSFPRSKVFRSFGDLVSFILTDTTSNIAALFSMVAWSIWTRRNKLGAKEQVWDMGDTVRKAKELLQEFRDVQRSSTRPVVPREVVRWKPPSAGLFKINFDGAIFENMDLAGLGVVARTSMG from the exons ATGTGGCTGGCTGATAAAGGGTGCGGCGACACGGTATTAAGAGCTTGGCAAGTTGAAAATCATGGTACTCCAATGTTCAAGGTGGTACAAAAACTTAAGAAATGTAAGAAGATGTTGAAGTCTTGGAGTAAAGAGCATTTCAGCAATGTTAAGAATCAGATTAAAATGAAGAAGGAGGAGTTATGGAAGGCCGAAGAGTTGGCAGCAAATGAAGTTAGCTACGACTTGGTTGTCTCCCTAAAACGTGAGCTCAACTTTTTGCTTGAGAAAGAGAGTCAAATGTGGAGGCAAAGGGCTAGAACACAATGCGTGGCGAAGGGCGATAACAATACTAAGTATTTTCATGTAGTGGCAACTCAGAGAAAACGGCGAAATTTCATCAAAGGCATTTGGGAGGCAGATG AGGGTGTGAAAAGGGTTGTTACGGATAGCATGAATACTGAATTAACGAAACCTTATAGCAGAGAGGAAGTGGATGTTGCCATCAAACAAATGGCTCCTTCAAAGGCACCAG TGAGCAATCCTGAGAATGTTTCAGATTTTAGACCTATTAATTTGTGCAATGTgctttataaaattattagtaaaGTTATTGCTAACAGATTAAAGCCTTTGCTCAACTCTATAATCTCAGAGGCTCAAAGTGCTTTTACTACAGATAGGCTTATTACTGATAACATTCTAATAGCATTCGAATCTTTGCATTACATGAAAACCCAATGCTCTGGGAAGGAGGGTTTTATGGCCTTGaagcttgatatgagtaaggcctaTGACAGGGTGGAATGGAAGTTTCTAGAAAGAATCCTTTTGCAAATGGGGTTCCAAGAGTCATGGGTGGCTATGATTATGCAATGTGTTTCAACAGTGACCTATTCCATTTTGCTAAATGGAGAACCTCAGGGGTTTATTCAACCTTCTAGGGGTTTGAGACAGGGTGATCCtctttctccctttctctttctGTTTTGTGCTGAGGGGTTAAATGCTCTCCTTTGCAAAGCTGCCGAAGATAATGAGATTAGAG ATGCCTCAAGACAACAGGTGAATTCGGCTAAAACCACTCTCTTCTTTAGCAGAAATACCCCCGAAAATGTTCAGCAAGAAATCAAGGTCTTGTTGGGGGTGCCAGccataaaaaattatgagaaatatttgggtTTACCATCTTTTGTGGGGAGGCAGAAAAAAGCTTGCTTCAATCAAATAAAGGAGAGGATTTGGAATAAAATGCAAGGGCGGAAGGAGAGGCTATTCTCACAAGCGGGAAAGGAAGTGATGATCAAGGCGGTGGTCCAATCCATTCCTACTTACTCCATGAGCATGTTTCGATTACCATTAGGcttgataaaagacattgaAGCGATGATTTGcaagttttggtgggggcatCAAGATAATGCAAGGAAGATGCAATGGGTAAAATGGAGCACTCTTTGCTCTTCAAAATCCCTTGGTGGTATGGGTTTCTGGGATCTAAGACAATTTAACGATGCACTGCTTGGAAAACAAGTATGGAGGCTTTTCCATGAGAAGGATACTTTGCTTTACAAAGTTTTTAAATCCAAGTATTTTCCCAATGGAAGTATATTAGATGTGGACATCAATCCTCAAAGCTCTTTTGCATGGAAGAGCATTTTGCAGGCAAGAGAGGTGATTTACAAGGGGGCTAGGTGGAGAGTTGGGGATGGGTCAAGAATAAATATATGGACTAGTAGATGGGTGGAGTCATCTGGAGGACAGATCCTATCTCCTCAGCACGATCCATCATTGGTGGTTGTGAAGGATCTGTTTTTACCGGGCACGAAGATTTGGGATGTGGAGCTCATAGACCAGAATTTCTTTCCGTGGGAAGCGAAGGGTATTAAGAGCATTCCTGTCAGCTTACATACAGAGGAGGACCTGCTTATTTGGCCTAGAACACCTGATGGTATATATTCAGTGAAGAGTGCCTCTCAGCTTATGGCAAATGAGATTCAGCAAGCACAAACTG ATCAGACCCTCAGTTTTCCACGTTCAAAAGTTTTTAGAAGCTTTGGAGACCTTGTTTCATTTATACTCACCGATACTACCTCTAATATTGCTGCCCTGTTTTCCATGGTTGCCTGGAGTATATGGACCCGCCGCAACAAATTAGGAGCAAAAGAGCAAGTCTGGGATATGGGTGATACGGTCAGAAAAGCCAAGGAATTGCTACAAGAGTTTCGGGATGTGCAGCGTTCTTCCACAAGGCCAGTGGTTCCACGTGAGGTGGTACGTTGGAAGCCCCCTTCTGCAGGTTTGTTCAAGATCAACTTTGATGGTGCTATCTTTGAGAACATGGACCTTGCTGGCTTGGGGGTTGTCGCCAGGACGAGCATGGGATGA
- the LOC126704241 gene encoding G-type lectin S-receptor-like serine/threonine-protein kinase RKS1, with the protein MYFTKGFLLLHTLLVFLIPQFDTLQDILTISNPIRNGDLLVSNGETFALGFFSPGESTNRYVGIWFYKAPEQPVVWVANRDNPINDNSGVFSINLHGNLVLCGEDQKQPIWSTNIVTKSNNNTTLARLIHSGNLMLLINETSEVLWESFDNPTDTFLPGMKLGLDRMNGLNRILTSWKSKDNPGIGYCSFILNTNSSSPELFLYKGNILWWRSGHWNGIGWSGIPTSSSNDSVVNFNLFNNQYETSTIWGLRYPDVSLLSRLVVNGSGSIQRSVSEISDQEWDILGTVPLDRCDNYGRCGAFGKCQVQNGTEFECTCLPGFEPRSPSEWSARNATSGCVKKHGGASICKSGEEFVKVENVKLPDSSFARVDEKLSLKECEQKCLENCSCTRMEE; encoded by the coding sequence ATGTACTTTACGAAGGGGTTTCTCCTTCTACACACATTGCTTGTATTCCTTATTCCCCAGTTTGACACTTTACAAGACATCTTAACCATCAGCAATCCCATCAGAAATGGTGACCTTTTAGTCTCTAACGGAGAAACCTTTGCACTAGGTTTCTTTAGTCCCGGAGAGTCCACCAACCGCTATGTTGGCATTTGGTTTTATAAAGCTCCTGAACAACCCGTGGTATGGGTTGCAAACAGAGACAATCCTATCAATGATAATTCCGGGGTTTTCTCAATTAATCTTCATGGAAACCTAGTGCTCTGTGGCGAGGACCAAAAACAACCCATTTGGTCGACAAATATTGTcacaaaatcaaacaataatACTACTCTTGCTCGGCTCATTCATTCAGGAAATCTAATGTTGTTGATTAATGAAACAAGTGAGGTGCTATGGGAAAGCTTTGACAATCCAACTGATACATTTCTCCCGGGCATGAAACTTGGGTTAGATCGAATGAACGGTCTAAATCGAATTCTAACATCTTGGAAGTCCAAAGATAATCCAGGAATTGGCTATTGCTCCTTCATTCTCAACACCAATAGCTCCTCCCCAGAGTTGTTCTTGTATAAAGGTAATATTTTGTGGTGGCGTTCTGGTCATTGGAATGGTATTGGATGGAGTGGAATACCAACATCGTCAAGTAATGATTCGGTCgtgaatttcaatttatttaacaACCAGTATGAGACTTCTACAATTTGGGGTTTACGTTACCCAGACGTGTCATTATTGTCAAGATTAGTGGTGAATGGATCTGGATCAATTCAACGCTCTGTGAGTGAAATTTCAGATCAAGAATGGGACATTCTTGGGACAGTTCCATTGGACCGGTGTGACAATTATGGGCGGTGTGGTGCATTTGGTAAGTGTCAAGTTCAAAATGGTACTGAATTTGAATGCACTTGTCTACCTGGGTTTGAACCAAGATCACCAAGTGAATGGTCTGCGAGAAATGCGACGAGTGGGTGTGTGAAGAAGCATGGGGGGGCATCCATTTGCAAGAGTGGTGAAGAGTTTGTGAAGGTGGAAAATGTGAAGCTTCCGGATAGTTCATTTGCACGAGTCGATGAGAAGCTGAGTTTGAAGGAGTGTGAGCAAAAATGCTTGGAGAATTGTTCTTGCACGCGTATGGAGGAGTAG
- the LOC126704242 gene encoding uncharacterized protein LOC126704242, with protein sequence MSIVTILNQNKLTGSNYVDWKRNLDIVLTAEEHKYVLNELCPNFPALDAPSEEKQRFDCWKKSNEMAKCYILASISNVLQHQMQDVELASNIMFSLKEMFGEQVRSTKQDTMRLLLNTKMA encoded by the coding sequence ATGTCAATAGTtactattcttaatcaaaacaaactgacTGGATCCAACTATGTTGACTGGAAAAGAAATTTAGACATTGTTCTTACTGCTGAGGAGCACAAATACGTGCTTAATGAACTATGTCCAAACTTTCCCGCATTAGATGCACCTTCTGAGGAGAAGCAACGATTTGATTGTTGGAAGAAATCTAATGAGATGGCTAAGTGTTATATCTTAGCATCTATTTCAAATGTTCTACAACATCAAATGCAAGATGTGGAACTAGCTTCAAACATAATGTTTAGTTTGAAGGAGATGTTTGGTGAGCAAGTCCGTTCTACTAAGCAAGACACTATGAGGCTTCTTTTGAATACCAAAATGGCTTAA